The Geoglobus acetivorans genome window below encodes:
- a CDS encoding glutaredoxin domain-containing protein, whose translation MLRVYALSTCPYCKKTLKFLEENGIEADVIFIDLLDMEKKEMAMREAYSYAGMYAVPVVVYGDVVIAGFDEEKLEKLVEMMKSES comes from the coding sequence ATGCTGAGGGTTTATGCCCTGTCAACCTGTCCCTACTGCAAAAAGACTCTGAAGTTTCTCGAGGAGAACGGCATTGAGGCAGACGTGATATTCATCGACCTTCTTGACATGGAGAAAAAGGAAATGGCCATGAGAGAGGCCTACAGCTATGCTGGCATGTATGCCGTGCCGGTCGTGGTTTACGGGGATGTGGTGATTGCGGGCTTTGATGAGGAGAAGCTCGAAAAGCTCGTGGAGATGATGAAGAGTGAGTCCTGA
- a CDS encoding ferredoxin-thioredoxin reductase catalytic domain-containing protein — MSPEEYVQMAERVVQRKGWKLNPDEELVLELVKGLLENRRRYGKSYCPCRVVVGNEEIDRKIICPCVYAGQDISWHGRCFCGLYVSQEVYSGAEEMPAVIPDRHAEELLKFLADK, encoded by the coding sequence GTGAGTCCTGAGGAATATGTGCAGATGGCCGAAAGGGTCGTTCAGAGAAAGGGATGGAAACTGAACCCCGACGAAGAGCTTGTTCTCGAGCTGGTAAAAGGCCTGCTGGAAAACAGGAGGAGATACGGGAAGAGTTACTGTCCGTGCAGGGTTGTGGTTGGGAATGAGGAGATAGACAGGAAGATAATCTGCCCCTGTGTTTATGCCGGGCAGGACATATCCTGGCATGGAAGATGTTTCTGCGGGCTTTATGTGAGTCAGGAAGTTTACAGCGGTGCAGAGGAAATGCCTGCAGTAATACCGGACAGACACGCAGAAGAGCTGCTAAAGTTCCTCGCAGATAAATGA
- a CDS encoding aspartate kinase, whose protein sequence is MRIVMKFGGASVKDGKNILHCANLVKKFARGNEIVVVTSAMYGVTDSLLHAAKKCCNDPSPGFIKLFIAEMTKKHYDAVNEAVKNEEIKSKVLSRIDKLLDELEKVLLGINYLGELTPRSLDYILSFGERLTAPILSASLLSTGVDSLSLEGGDAGIITDDNYGRGKPLPDTYGTIKSRIEPLLTIKKTIPVVTGFIGVTKHGTITTLGRGGSDLSATLIAAALNADEVWLWKEVDGVMTTDPKIVPEARLIPEISYQEAMELSHFGAKILHPRALEPVMKKRIPVRIKNTFNPDAEGTVIKERVSSTKDIVKALSLIEKVGVVNISGAGFDFADVMADVFKRLSEERVNVIMVSQSSSELNLSIVVDEADIDRAIKALGDLVNGISSVSKIENIAVISAVGAGMAGTPGVAGRIFSALGKSRINVIMISQSCSEFNVSFAVTQEDGKRAVKILHDEFGLARK, encoded by the coding sequence ATGAGAATCGTAATGAAGTTCGGCGGTGCAAGCGTAAAGGATGGGAAAAACATACTCCATTGTGCTAATCTCGTTAAAAAATTCGCCAGAGGTAACGAGATAGTTGTTGTCACATCTGCAATGTACGGTGTTACAGATTCCCTGCTGCATGCTGCCAAAAAATGCTGTAACGACCCATCACCCGGATTTATAAAGCTCTTCATAGCGGAGATGACGAAAAAGCACTACGATGCCGTAAATGAGGCCGTCAAAAATGAAGAAATCAAATCTAAAGTCCTTTCAAGAATTGACAAACTTCTAGACGAGCTTGAAAAGGTTCTGCTCGGTATAAACTACCTGGGAGAGCTTACTCCGAGAAGTCTTGATTATATCCTGTCTTTCGGGGAGAGGCTCACCGCCCCGATTCTCTCAGCTTCGCTCCTCTCTACAGGCGTGGATTCCCTCTCGCTGGAGGGCGGTGATGCGGGGATAATCACCGACGATAACTACGGAAGAGGGAAGCCCCTGCCAGACACATATGGAACGATAAAGAGCCGTATAGAGCCACTTCTCACGATCAAAAAGACGATACCTGTCGTCACGGGGTTCATAGGTGTAACCAAGCACGGCACAATCACGACCCTCGGAAGGGGTGGGAGTGACCTTTCGGCCACGCTCATAGCCGCTGCGCTGAACGCCGACGAGGTATGGCTGTGGAAGGAAGTTGACGGAGTCATGACCACCGATCCAAAGATAGTGCCGGAGGCGAGGCTCATCCCTGAGATCAGCTATCAGGAGGCAATGGAACTGTCCCACTTCGGAGCAAAAATCCTCCATCCGAGGGCACTTGAGCCGGTGATGAAGAAGAGGATTCCCGTGAGGATAAAGAACACCTTTAATCCAGATGCCGAGGGGACTGTGATCAAGGAGAGAGTATCATCGACGAAGGACATAGTAAAGGCCCTCAGCCTTATCGAGAAGGTTGGGGTCGTGAACATAAGCGGTGCCGGTTTCGATTTTGCCGATGTTATGGCTGACGTCTTCAAAAGGCTGTCGGAAGAGCGAGTTAACGTCATAATGGTGTCCCAGAGTTCTTCAGAGCTGAACCTGTCGATAGTCGTTGATGAAGCGGACATAGACAGGGCGATAAAGGCTCTCGGTGACCTCGTGAACGGCATAAGCAGCGTATCAAAGATAGAAAACATTGCGGTAATAAGTGCCGTGGGGGCGGGAATGGCAGGCACTCCAGGTGTTGCAGGAAGAATTTTCTCGGCTCTCGGGAAAAGCAGGATAAATGTGATCATGATCAGCCAGAGCTGCAGCGAATTCAACGTCAGCTTTGCGGTCACTCAGGAAGACGGGAAGAGGGCGGTAAAGATACTCCATGACGAATTCGGGCTTGCAAGAAAATAA
- a CDS encoding B12-binding domain-containing radical SAM protein, whose translation MITLINPSSDVETRKIRFSTPPLGLAYLASSLREAGFRVGIIDNMVENLGFEELVGRLGNSLIVGITSTTPTFKSALRYAEVIKKAIPEAFVILGGVHASFMPVKALKSGNVDAVCVGEGEKTMVEVAERIEKSKSLEGVRGLYYREGSRIVFWGERPFSENLDEIPFPAYDLLPMDRYSVVGMKLEHFPVVTSRGCPFGCIYCATSAFMGTRFRNKSARYVLDELEWLGEKFGARNIAISDDTFTLNRKRVQEICRGIRERGLDINWSCSSRVDTVNREILEEMRKSGCDLIYYGVESANENVLRFYRKKIDMSKVKRAVDVTKKAGIAVVASFILGAPMETREDCMRTINYAIKLNPDYAQFSLLTPYPGTELYDMAEKSGWILTKDFDRYTAAKPVLKNFHLSPDELKNLLSYAYRRFYLRPSYLIRKVLEGNASVALSFVRTALRNILKHQRVG comes from the coding sequence ATGATAACACTCATAAATCCATCGTCTGACGTCGAAACCAGAAAAATCCGGTTCTCAACACCACCTCTCGGTCTTGCCTATCTTGCATCGAGTTTGAGGGAAGCAGGATTCAGGGTGGGTATTATCGACAACATGGTGGAGAACCTCGGCTTTGAGGAACTTGTCGGGAGACTCGGGAATTCACTTATTGTGGGGATAACCTCCACAACCCCTACGTTCAAATCTGCACTTAGGTATGCAGAGGTTATAAAGAAGGCCATACCCGAAGCATTCGTCATTCTCGGAGGAGTTCATGCCTCGTTTATGCCGGTGAAAGCCCTCAAGAGCGGGAATGTTGATGCCGTGTGCGTCGGGGAAGGGGAGAAAACAATGGTTGAGGTTGCAGAGAGAATTGAAAAGTCCAAAAGTCTCGAGGGAGTGAGGGGCCTTTATTACCGGGAGGGATCGAGAATCGTTTTCTGGGGGGAGAGACCGTTCAGCGAAAACCTGGATGAAATCCCGTTTCCGGCGTATGACCTGCTTCCGATGGACAGGTATTCTGTTGTTGGGATGAAGCTTGAGCATTTCCCGGTTGTAACCTCGAGAGGGTGTCCCTTCGGATGCATATACTGCGCGACCTCCGCGTTTATGGGCACCAGGTTCAGGAATAAAAGTGCCCGGTATGTTCTCGACGAGCTGGAATGGCTGGGCGAGAAGTTTGGAGCGAGGAACATCGCAATCAGCGATGATACGTTCACTCTCAACAGGAAGAGGGTTCAGGAAATCTGCAGGGGCATAAGAGAGCGTGGACTGGACATAAACTGGAGCTGTTCGTCCAGAGTGGACACGGTGAACAGGGAGATTCTTGAGGAAATGCGAAAATCGGGGTGTGATCTGATCTATTACGGCGTTGAGTCTGCTAACGAGAACGTTCTGAGGTTTTACAGAAAGAAGATCGACATGTCCAAGGTAAAGAGGGCGGTGGATGTGACGAAAAAGGCAGGGATAGCTGTTGTGGCGTCGTTCATTCTGGGAGCGCCCATGGAAACCCGGGAAGACTGCATGAGGACGATAAACTATGCCATAAAGCTCAATCCGGATTATGCCCAGTTCTCCCTCCTCACGCCCTATCCCGGAACCGAACTCTACGATATGGCGGAAAAGAGCGGATGGATCCTGACGAAGGACTTCGACAGGTATACTGCTGCAAAACCGGTTTTAAAGAATTTTCACCTCTCTCCGGATGAGCTGAAGAACCTTCTGAGCTATGCATACCGCAGGTTCTACCTGAGGCCGTCGTACCTGATAAGGAAGGTTCTTGAGGGCAACGCGAGTGTCGCCCTGAGCTTCGTCAGGACTGCACTGAGGAATATTTTAAAACACCAGCGAGTGGGTTGA
- the rpoE gene encoding DNA-directed RNA polymerase, whose amino-acid sequence MYARIKVRDTVRVPPSKLGENIEDVINELLWENFEGRLDKEYGIIVGIEDLEEVGEGRIIAGDGGVYFDVVFTAITFKPVMQEVVEGVVNEIVEFGAFISLGPMDALLHMSQITDEYLNFDEKNKRLVSRESKKTLEEGDVVRARIVALSLKEKEPEKSKIGLTMRQPWLGALKWINDEKKKLQESGE is encoded by the coding sequence ATGTATGCAAGGATAAAGGTTAGGGATACCGTTAGAGTTCCCCCTTCAAAGCTCGGAGAGAACATTGAGGATGTAATCAACGAACTCCTATGGGAGAACTTTGAGGGCAGGCTTGACAAGGAATACGGTATAATCGTGGGAATTGAGGATCTCGAAGAGGTCGGAGAGGGCAGGATAATTGCGGGAGACGGTGGAGTTTACTTCGATGTGGTTTTCACGGCAATCACCTTCAAACCAGTAATGCAGGAGGTTGTTGAGGGCGTGGTTAACGAGATTGTTGAATTCGGAGCATTCATTTCATTGGGTCCCATGGACGCTCTCCTGCACATGAGCCAGATTACCGATGAATACCTGAATTTTGACGAGAAGAACAAAAGACTGGTGTCGAGGGAGTCAAAGAAAACGCTTGAAGAGGGCGATGTGGTGAGAGCAAGAATAGTGGCTCTCTCGCTTAAGGAAAAGGAGCCTGAAAAGAGCAAGATTGGTCTGACTATGAGGCAGCCATGGCTTGGGGCGCTCAAGTGGATTAACGATGAGAAGAAAAAGCTCCAGGAGAGTGGTGAGTGA
- the spt4 gene encoding transcription elongation factor subunit Spt4 encodes MVEYACKKCRYITEDPTLCKVCGSRDFSKDWHGFVVVVDPERSEIAKKLGVKYAGKYALIVS; translated from the coding sequence ATGGTTGAATACGCATGCAAGAAGTGCAGGTACATAACCGAAGACCCGACCCTCTGCAAGGTCTGCGGCAGCAGAGACTTCTCGAAGGACTGGCACGGCTTTGTGGTTGTCGTGGATCCGGAGAGGAGTGAAATTGCAAAGAAGCTCGGAGTAAAGTATGCGGGAAAATATGCCCTCATAGTGAGCTGA
- a CDS encoding DUF359 domain-containing protein has translation MLRITEEHRKILSVPRGKLYTGRGPELVREIQEIKDAHFFAAIGDLVTLFSFQAGFLPDLAVVDFKTERKELEDAITTEIIDFMRKEGYEILEVTNPQGHISEELVEALKHGVERRRTCIIVDGEEDMAALPLSVLLPENSVIIYGVPSKGIAAYVVSGEDKILISKMVEEMEEVGNDRVKKMLLEVR, from the coding sequence ATGCTGAGAATTACTGAAGAGCACAGAAAGATCCTCTCCGTTCCAAGAGGAAAGCTCTACACCGGCAGGGGTCCTGAGCTGGTAAGGGAAATCCAGGAAATTAAAGATGCTCACTTCTTTGCCGCAATAGGTGATCTTGTAACTCTTTTCTCATTTCAGGCCGGATTTCTGCCTGATCTGGCAGTGGTGGACTTCAAAACCGAGAGAAAGGAGCTTGAAGATGCTATAACTACCGAGATTATTGATTTCATGCGGAAGGAGGGCTACGAAATTCTGGAGGTGACGAACCCCCAGGGACACATAAGCGAGGAGCTTGTCGAGGCTCTGAAACATGGGGTTGAGAGGAGAAGGACGTGCATAATTGTTGATGGGGAAGAGGATATGGCTGCTTTGCCGCTGTCCGTACTCCTCCCCGAGAACAGTGTGATCATCTACGGTGTCCCGTCTAAGGGTATAGCGGCGTATGTTGTGAGCGGTGAGGATAAAATTCTAATATCAAAGATGGTTGAAGAGATGGAAGAAGTTGGAAATGACAGGGTTAAGAAAATGCTGCTGGAGGTGAGATGA
- a CDS encoding 30S ribosomal protein S24e, with amino-acid sequence MELVIEKQRNNPLLKRKEVYFRVKYEDTKVTPSRKEVREKLSGLLNANLDSLIVRWMKPEFGKMEAEGYALIYESPDDMKAIEEDYILKRNFGEPEEGE; translated from the coding sequence ATGGAGCTCGTTATCGAAAAGCAGAGGAACAATCCTTTGCTTAAGAGAAAGGAAGTGTATTTCAGGGTGAAGTATGAGGATACGAAGGTTACTCCCTCGAGGAAGGAGGTAAGGGAGAAACTCTCAGGTTTGCTCAACGCGAACCTCGACAGCCTCATTGTGAGATGGATGAAGCCTGAGTTCGGGAAGATGGAGGCGGAAGGCTACGCCCTGATTTACGAATCGCCAGATGACATGAAGGCGATTGAGGAGGATTACATTCTGAAGAGGAATTTTGGTGAGCCTGAGGAGGGTGAATGA
- a CDS encoding 30S ribosomal protein S27ae, with amino-acid sequence MAKGGSNKGEVLVSKFYEVKGDKVVRTRKFCPRCGEGVFLAEHKDRRTCGKCGYTEFKK; translated from the coding sequence ATGGCAAAAGGTGGATCCAATAAGGGAGAGGTCCTGGTGTCAAAGTTCTATGAGGTCAAAGGAGACAAGGTTGTCAGGACGAGAAAATTCTGCCCGAGGTGCGGAGAGGGCGTATTCCTGGCAGAGCACAAGGACAGAAGGACATGCGGTAAGTGTGGATATACTGAATTCAAGAAATGA
- a CDS encoding bifunctional N(6)-L-threonylcarbamoyladenine synthase/serine/threonine protein kinase, which produces MISLGIESTAWNFSVGVVDENDVIALESDAYRPKEGGIHPREAAQHHSEIAGSVLRKVFENVTPDEIDVVSFSQGPGMGPCLRIGATVARALALKLEKPIVGVNHCLAHVEIGRWKTEARDPVTLYVSGGNSQVIAKKGNRYRVFGETLDIGIGNAIDKFARYIGLPHPGGPEIEKLARRGKRYIEMPYSVKGMDFSFSGLVTQAMKLADSGHAVEDIAYSFQETAFAMLVEVTERAMAYLEKDECLLVGGVAANERLREMLSLMCEDRGASFYTPPKKYAGDNGAMIAYAGLLMFASGIAHRIEETTINPDFRIEEVEVLW; this is translated from the coding sequence ATGATCTCCCTCGGGATAGAAAGCACGGCCTGGAATTTCAGCGTTGGAGTTGTCGATGAAAACGACGTAATTGCTCTGGAAAGCGACGCATACCGCCCCAAGGAGGGCGGAATTCACCCGAGGGAGGCTGCGCAGCACCATTCCGAGATAGCTGGAAGTGTTCTCAGAAAAGTGTTTGAGAATGTCACGCCTGACGAGATAGATGTTGTTTCTTTTTCCCAGGGCCCCGGAATGGGGCCTTGTTTAAGAATCGGTGCCACGGTCGCGAGAGCCCTGGCGTTAAAACTCGAAAAACCTATTGTTGGAGTAAACCACTGTCTCGCCCATGTTGAAATAGGCAGATGGAAGACAGAAGCCAGGGATCCGGTAACGCTCTATGTAAGCGGTGGAAACAGCCAGGTCATCGCAAAGAAGGGCAACAGGTACAGGGTGTTCGGTGAAACGCTTGACATAGGCATCGGGAATGCGATAGACAAATTCGCCAGATACATCGGCCTTCCGCACCCCGGAGGGCCGGAGATTGAGAAGCTCGCCCGGAGAGGGAAGAGATACATAGAGATGCCGTATTCGGTGAAGGGCATGGACTTTTCTTTCAGCGGCCTCGTTACCCAGGCGATGAAGCTTGCCGACAGCGGACATGCTGTGGAGGACATCGCATACAGCTTTCAGGAAACTGCATTTGCCATGCTCGTTGAGGTTACTGAGAGGGCGATGGCATACCTCGAGAAGGATGAGTGCCTCCTTGTCGGTGGTGTCGCGGCAAACGAGCGGCTCAGGGAAATGCTATCTTTGATGTGCGAGGACAGGGGAGCGAGCTTTTACACACCCCCCAAAAAATATGCAGGCGACAACGGAGCCATGATAGCCTATGCGGGTCTTCTCATGTTCGCCAGCGGAATAGCGCACAGGATCGAAGAAACGACCATAAATCCTGACTTCAGAATCGAGGAGGTCGAGGTTCTGTGGTGA
- a CDS encoding Kae1-associated kinase Bud32: protein MKVYRGGEAEVRIYDDRVEKVRVPKRYRVRELDESIRKRRTITEARIISSARRAGVPTPIILDVEGNKIVMEKIDGLPAKFAMNEDLCRMVGKCVARLHSAGIIHGDLTPMNLILKGERVYFIDFGLSFYDERLEAKGVDIHVFHEALKAEFDEWKKLWDAFLEGYRDYEKFDLVLERFEEIQLRGRYVEKDEAE, encoded by the coding sequence GTGAAGGTTTACAGGGGTGGGGAGGCAGAGGTTCGCATTTATGATGACCGCGTCGAAAAGGTCAGAGTTCCCAAGAGGTACAGGGTCAGGGAGCTGGATGAGAGCATAAGGAAGAGGAGAACAATCACGGAGGCGAGGATAATCTCCTCGGCGAGAAGGGCGGGGGTTCCAACGCCGATAATTCTGGATGTTGAGGGCAACAAAATCGTTATGGAGAAAATTGACGGACTGCCCGCAAAGTTTGCGATGAACGAGGATCTGTGCAGGATGGTTGGAAAATGCGTGGCCAGGCTCCACTCTGCGGGGATCATTCACGGCGATTTGACTCCGATGAACCTGATTCTGAAGGGAGAGAGGGTTTATTTCATCGACTTTGGCCTCTCTTTCTACGATGAAAGGCTTGAGGCGAAGGGCGTAGACATTCACGTCTTTCACGAGGCTCTGAAGGCTGAATTTGACGAGTGGAAAAAGCTGTGGGATGCTTTCCTTGAAGGGTACCGGGATTACGAAAAGTTTGATCTCGTTCTCGAAAGGTTCGAGGAGATTCAGCTCAGGGGAAGGTATGTTGAGAAGGACGAAGCCGAATAA
- a CDS encoding flippase activity-associated protein Agl23: MRKEVVIALLILAVATRFYALDARPMDHDESIHAYLSYVLLKDHTYSYDPAYHGPFLYFTTAGIFGLLGDSKFTARLVPVLFSIIAVFVALRFENFFRNSYVFALILLLSPSILYYSRYTRNDLIVLSSFIIAVYSYFSYRNSQKPVYIYLATIFSAVMVCAKENGYLYLGTLVSFIVFYRIYRRDFSVSRRFLKHFAVSLVIAGFIFSALYSAGFSDPEGLKRATIDSFAHWFKMHKTNDHWKPIWYYSKLIFEYEFLPLGMALAGIPVFVRRFRERKTTEIELFAFYWLITAFTIYHVLSHKVPWLLVHLTAPMAFFGAIYAHYLNRKTGRAVFVAALIATVAVSGYLTYVDNVNTKHDLIYIQAQPDVEKLAERIISEGKKTLIFVPGNDYWPLPWYLRHYSAGFSPSYYGGYEVVISTGDYTEFLKEKGYVRDGKYTIRPGHDVYWFELHQS, encoded by the coding sequence ATGAGGAAAGAAGTGGTCATTGCCCTGCTGATCCTTGCCGTGGCTACGAGGTTCTACGCTCTTGATGCAAGGCCGATGGATCATGATGAGAGCATTCACGCATATCTGAGCTATGTTCTGCTGAAAGATCACACTTACAGCTACGATCCGGCATATCACGGGCCTTTCCTGTATTTCACAACTGCCGGGATTTTTGGACTGCTGGGTGATTCCAAGTTCACGGCCAGACTCGTTCCGGTGCTGTTTTCGATAATTGCGGTTTTCGTGGCGCTCAGGTTTGAGAACTTCTTCAGAAACTCGTATGTATTCGCCCTCATCCTTCTCCTCTCTCCGTCGATACTCTACTACTCGAGGTACACGAGAAATGACCTGATAGTGCTTTCGAGCTTCATCATTGCAGTTTACAGCTACTTCAGCTACAGGAATTCACAAAAACCTGTTTACATCTATCTGGCAACAATATTCTCTGCAGTGATGGTGTGCGCGAAGGAAAACGGTTATCTGTACCTCGGCACGTTGGTGTCTTTTATAGTTTTTTACAGAATTTACAGAAGGGACTTTTCGGTAAGCAGGAGGTTCTTAAAGCACTTTGCCGTTTCTCTGGTCATTGCAGGCTTCATCTTCTCGGCGCTGTACTCTGCAGGTTTTTCCGATCCTGAGGGGCTGAAAAGGGCGACTATAGATTCGTTCGCCCACTGGTTCAAGATGCACAAGACAAACGACCACTGGAAGCCAATATGGTACTACTCAAAGCTCATCTTTGAGTATGAGTTTCTGCCACTCGGTATGGCCCTCGCTGGAATTCCTGTGTTTGTTCGCAGGTTCAGGGAACGCAAAACGACTGAAATAGAGCTGTTTGCATTCTACTGGCTGATAACTGCATTTACAATCTACCACGTCCTGAGCCACAAGGTGCCGTGGCTCCTTGTCCATCTCACAGCTCCAATGGCATTTTTCGGTGCAATCTATGCCCATTACCTGAACAGAAAAACGGGGAGGGCGGTTTTCGTCGCGGCCCTGATTGCCACGGTTGCGGTGTCCGGATACCTCACCTACGTTGACAATGTGAATACGAAGCACGACCTGATATATATTCAGGCACAGCCCGACGTGGAGAAACTGGCTGAGAGGATAATCAGTGAGGGTAAGAAGACCCTGATTTTCGTGCCGGGGAATGACTACTGGCCACTGCCATGGTATCTGAGACATTACAGCGCTGGTTTCTCTCCAAGCTACTATGGTGGATATGAGGTGGTGATCTCAACCGGGGATTACACGGAATTCCTTAAAGAAAAAGGGTATGTGAGGGATGGGAAGTACACCATCCGGCCAGGACATGACGTTTACTGGTTCGAGCTACATCAGTCCTAA
- a CDS encoding TATA-box-binding protein has translation MVDYKIKIENVVASTQIGENIDLNKIAREVKDAEYKPKQFPGLVLRIKEPKAAALVFRSGKVVCTGSKSVEDARRAVKQVVKIIGSFGIPVFEDPDVKVQNIVASADLGVDLNLNAIAIGLGLENIEYEPEQFPGLVYRLRDPRVVVLIFGSGKMVVTGGKNPEDARKAVERIAEELTSLGLM, from the coding sequence ATGGTCGATTATAAAATTAAAATCGAGAACGTTGTTGCTTCTACCCAGATTGGAGAGAATATTGACCTTAACAAAATAGCAAGAGAAGTGAAAGATGCCGAATACAAACCAAAGCAGTTTCCGGGGCTGGTTTTGAGGATAAAGGAGCCAAAAGCTGCGGCTCTCGTTTTCAGAAGTGGCAAGGTGGTGTGCACCGGGAGCAAGAGTGTTGAGGATGCGAGAAGAGCGGTAAAACAGGTCGTGAAGATAATAGGAAGCTTCGGAATCCCCGTGTTCGAGGATCCGGATGTGAAAGTGCAGAATATCGTCGCATCGGCAGACCTCGGTGTGGATCTGAACCTCAACGCAATCGCAATCGGTCTGGGGCTTGAGAATATCGAATATGAGCCAGAACAGTTTCCTGGACTTGTTTACAGGCTGAGAGACCCGCGTGTCGTCGTCCTCATCTTCGGTTCGGGAAAAATGGTTGTTACCGGGGGAAAGAACCCCGAGGATGCAAGAAAGGCCGTTGAGAGGATCGCCGAGGAGCTTACCAGCTTAGGACTGATGTAG
- a CDS encoding amino acid permease: MKDRIGFREAFSIGVGGMIGGGIFAVLGLSVELSRGAAPLAFLLAGIVALTTAYSYAKLSVRYPSRGGTIEYLVKAYGTGVLSGGLNVLLLSSYVVMISLYAYAFGSYASSIFTESTVLKHIFITAVIAAFVLINAYGAVVSGEAEDLLVGFKLAVLLIVAGSGLMFMDWRRLSPAEWPDGITVVAGGMIIFLAYEGFELIANTAQDVENPKILPKVFFSAVLVVIFVYFMIALVTVGTLPLETIVRERDYALSAVAKPALGNLGFWLVTFAALASTGSAINATLYGTARASYMVAKYGQLPEAMERKVWREAFEGLILVGLLSAVLANTASLESISIAGSGGFLIIFLAVNLAAYRLRRETGAHPAITVAGVFLTSVALAVLLYRMAAYSPQNLEVLAALVAGSFMIEAAYRSVTGRTLGHYVDVLFKRWEENIRNWEVWIDGAVSRIVQKFEDAEVYLVGSVARGELHRACDVDLLVITSRVPDAEERRRIEEDVRKELSRQHPLHIHFVSSEEKEEALRRAGKCRKIDVKR; the protein is encoded by the coding sequence ATGAAGGACAGGATCGGGTTCAGGGAGGCCTTCAGCATAGGCGTTGGAGGGATGATAGGGGGAGGGATTTTCGCCGTTCTTGGTTTGAGCGTTGAGCTATCGAGGGGTGCCGCCCCGCTCGCGTTTCTTCTTGCGGGCATCGTGGCACTGACGACGGCATACTCGTATGCGAAGCTCTCGGTCAGGTATCCGAGCAGAGGGGGGACAATAGAATACTTGGTAAAGGCTTACGGCACAGGCGTGCTTTCAGGTGGACTGAACGTTCTCCTTCTTTCGAGCTACGTGGTCATGATCTCCCTCTACGCCTACGCTTTCGGCAGCTACGCATCCAGCATATTCACGGAGAGCACGGTTCTGAAGCACATCTTCATAACCGCCGTAATAGCTGCGTTTGTGCTGATCAACGCCTACGGTGCGGTTGTGAGTGGTGAAGCTGAAGATCTGCTCGTTGGGTTCAAGCTCGCAGTTCTGCTCATCGTTGCAGGCTCCGGACTGATGTTCATGGACTGGCGGAGGCTCTCTCCTGCTGAGTGGCCGGACGGGATCACTGTCGTTGCAGGAGGAATGATAATCTTCCTCGCATACGAGGGCTTCGAGCTGATAGCCAACACGGCACAGGACGTCGAGAATCCGAAAATACTGCCGAAGGTGTTCTTTTCTGCAGTTCTGGTTGTGATTTTCGTCTACTTCATGATAGCACTTGTTACCGTTGGAACGCTGCCCTTAGAGACCATAGTGAGGGAGAGGGATTATGCGCTGTCTGCTGTTGCAAAGCCTGCCCTCGGAAACCTGGGCTTCTGGCTCGTCACGTTTGCAGCTCTCGCCTCGACAGGCTCGGCAATAAACGCCACTCTCTACGGGACTGCAAGAGCGAGTTACATGGTTGCAAAATACGGGCAGCTACCGGAGGCGATGGAGAGAAAGGTCTGGAGGGAGGCGTTTGAGGGGCTGATCCTGGTGGGGCTGCTTTCAGCAGTTCTTGCGAACACTGCAAGTCTGGAATCAATATCCATTGCGGGAAGCGGGGGATTCCTGATAATCTTTCTGGCCGTTAACCTCGCGGCATACAGGCTGAGGAGGGAGACCGGAGCACACCCTGCCATTACTGTTGCCGGAGTTTTCCTGACCTCGGTGGCCCTTGCCGTTCTGCTTTACCGGATGGCAGCTTATTCCCCCCAGAACCTTGAGGTCCTTGCAGCGCTGGTTGCCGGCTCGTTCATGATTGAAGCCGCCTACAGATCTGTGACCGGCAGGACGCTGGGACATTACGTCGACGTCCTCTTCAAGAGGTGGGAGGAGAATATACGAAACTGGGAAGTGTGGATAGACGGGGCTGTGAGCAGAATTGTCCAGAAATTTGAGGATGCGGAGGTCTATCTGGTTGGCAGTGTGGCGAGGGGGGAACTGCACAGGGCCTGTGATGTTGACCTGCTAGTCATAACGAGCAGGGTGCCCGATGCTGAAGAGAGAAGGAGGATCGAGGAAGACGTCAGGAAAGAACTCAGCAGACAGCATCCGCTGCACATACACTTTGTCAGCTCTGAAGAGAAGGAGGAGGCTCTCAGAAGAGCAGGGAAATGCAGAAAGATAGATGTGAAGAGGTGA